The genomic DNA CGACGCAGACCTGGACCTTGCAGTGGATGGCGTTATCTGGGGTGCGTTCGGTACCACAGGCCAGCGCTGTACCGCAGCCAGTCGGGTCATCGTACATGAGAAGGTTAAGGCTGCATTCACAGACAAACTGCTGGCCCGGACCAGGGCACTTAAACTGGGCGACGGTCTGCTTCCTGAAACCGACATCGGCCCGGTCATCAACCAGTCACAACTGGATAAGATAGAGCACTATGCACGCATAGGTCAGGATGAGGGGGCCGTATTGCTAATGGGCGGCAAAGTGGCCGAACCCGGGTTACCTGGCTACTTCTTCGAGCCTACCATCTTCACGGATGTGGGCCAGGATATGCGCATTGCCAGGGAGGAGATATTCGGCCCCGTAGTGGCCCTGATATCCGTATCCGGACTCGATGAGGCCATTGAAGCTGCCAACAATACCGCGTACGGCCTGTCATCATCAATATATACCAGAGATATGACCAGCGCATTCCGTGCCATTGAAAAGATAGACGCAGGAATTACCTACATCAATGCATCCACTATCGGTGCCGAAGTACACCTGCCTTTTGGTGGTGTGAAGGGAACCGGTAACGGTTTCAGGGAGGCGGGAACAGATGCGATTAAAGAATTTACCGAGGTCAAGGCCGTGTATTTCGATTACAGTGGAAAGCTGCAAAAGGCACAGATAGATTAGAACGAGGCAATACATGATAGAACCACCCGGACCCATAGCAAAGAACATCATTGAACGTGACTGTGATGTCATGTCCTCATGCCTGGCACGTCCGTATCCGCTGGTGATAGACCGGGCAAAAGGAGTCACCATCACCGATGTGGAAGGAAAGGAGTACATTGATTTCGTGGCAAGCATTGCAGTGATGAATGCGGGCTATTCCAATCCTGCAGTATCAGAGGCCATAACTTCGCAACTGGCAAAAATATCACACTGCGGGTTCCCTGACTTCTTTGCCGAGCCGCCTGTGAAACTGGCTGAAAAACTCAAACAATTGACGCACTATGACCGTGTGTTCTTCTGCAACAGCGGGACCGAGTCTATTGAGGCTGCTATTAAACTGGCCATGTGGAAGACCCACAGGCAGGCTCTGGTAGGATTCTATGGGGGTTTTCATGGCAGGACACTGGGTTCGTTATCCCTCACCTGCTCTAAGGTCAGGCAGAAGGCATATTTCCCTGCGATACGGACAGTACATTCCCATTATGCATACTGCTATCGCTGCCAGTTCAATAATGAGTACCCTGGCTGCGGTATCCAGTGTGCCGCATATATCGAGGATGTTATTTTCAATCGGGAATTGAGCCCCAATGACACTGCAGCTATTGTTGTGGAACCCATACAGGGCGAGGGGGGTTTTATCGTACCGCCGTCCGAGTTCCTCAAAGAGATCAGGCGCATATGTGACGACCATAATGTGCTGATGGTGGCCGATGAAGTACAGGCGGGCTGCTACCGTACCGGGACGTTCATGGCCCTGGAGAACTTCGGGGTAAGGGCTGATATCGTGTGCATGGCAAAGGCGCTTGGCGGCGGTCTTCCCATGGGGGCCATGTTGTCAGGCAGCCACATCATGGACTGGCCGCCAGGTACCCATTCAAACACCTTCGGCGGCAACCTGCTGGCATCGGCAGCGTCACTGGCGACACTGGAATATATGGAAAAAGAAGGACTGGGCAACCATGCAAAGGAACTGGGCAGGCATATCATGCAACGGCTTGGGGAGATGCAGACCGAATATCCCGGCATAGGGGATGTGCGAGGTCTGGGGCTGATGATAGGTGTCGAGATGATAAAGCCAGATGGGTCCATTGACCCTGGTACCAGGGACCGTATCATTCTTGAAGGATACAAAGAAGGCATCATCCTGCTTTCATGCGGTGATTCTGTCATCCGTTTCTCACCGCCGCTGGTCATGACCAGGGAGGAAGCTGACGTGGGTCTGGACAGGTTCGAAACAGCACTGAAGAGGGCTGTATCATAGGTGTTCATATGGTACGGATAGAGAGAGATACTATGGGCCAGGTGGAAATACCTGATGAGGCGTATTACGGACCACAGACCGTGCGGGCCGCCCGGAATTTCAGGGTAAGCGGCCTGAAACTGCCGCCCGTTTTTATCAGAGCCCAGGCAGCGATAAAGCAGGCATCTGCAAAAGCCAATATGGATGCCAGTAAACTGGACCCTGCTATCGGTGAGGTCATCATCCAGGCTGCATCGGAAGTCAGG from ANME-2 cluster archaeon includes the following:
- a CDS encoding aminotransferase class III-fold pyridoxal phosphate-dependent enzyme, coding for MIEPPGPIAKNIIERDCDVMSSCLARPYPLVIDRAKGVTITDVEGKEYIDFVASIAVMNAGYSNPAVSEAITSQLAKISHCGFPDFFAEPPVKLAEKLKQLTHYDRVFFCNSGTESIEAAIKLAMWKTHRQALVGFYGGFHGRTLGSLSLTCSKVRQKAYFPAIRTVHSHYAYCYRCQFNNEYPGCGIQCAAYIEDVIFNRELSPNDTAAIVVEPIQGEGGFIVPPSEFLKEIRRICDDHNVLMVADEVQAGCYRTGTFMALENFGVRADIVCMAKALGGGLPMGAMLSGSHIMDWPPGTHSNTFGGNLLASAASLATLEYMEKEGLGNHAKELGRHIMQRLGEMQTEYPGIGDVRGLGLMIGVEMIKPDGSIDPGTRDRIILEGYKEGIILLSCGDSVIRFSPPLVMTREEADVGLDRFETALKRAVS